ATGCacgcagttatttttagtctttcATAGTTTCTTTACATTTTGTAACTGGAGGAGACCGATTGGCCAGGTGCAGGCATTACTGCACTGCAGTAAAGGGTCTCAGGTCTCAGTAACCTAGAACAAGACACACATCCTGCTTggttgagagagagagaccccttGGCCAAGGAGGGACGGCTGGTTCTTACCTAGAAGTACCTGAATATCTAGGCTGGGAAGAATCCTGAGTCTTGCACCAGGAGGGCTGGGGTCCTTCAGTCTGTGGAAGGGGAAGGGCCGTCAGGACCGCGGGCTCCTGTGTCCCAGATTAGAAGGGGATGGGATGAGTTCGACGTTCTGAAGGCTGAACTGCTGGTGATGGGGGCTGTCCCAATTCAGGAATGATCAGGCGTGAGTAGCCAGGGTCccgggaggaggaaggaaggaaggagtcaAAGGCAGACCCGGCGGctaaacagttttattttctgtttaaaatagaaaaggaggAAGGGTGGGGGCTTGCGGGTGAGATGGAGGGGCCGGGAGTCGGCTGGGGAACCAAGGGGAGGCGCAGCCCTCACTCCCGCTTCCGCAAGTGGATGTAGATGATGCCGCTGGCCAGGGCGAGGGGAAAGGCCACCCAGGCCAGGGCGAAGCAGTAACCAAAGCTGCCCCCCGACGGGCGGTCCGCCAGAATCTCTTCGGCATGAATGGCGTAGATCAGCGCCCCGGTAAACACCGCCACGCCTGCGGGGAGACGGGAACCACACGTCACGCTGGACCCGCAAAACAGGACTGCATTTCCCAACAACCCATGGGGCAAAGAAACCGCCTGAGGGCGAGTGCGCAGCACCACTGCCTACTGGGAGTTGTAGTTCACTCTAGAGCCGCGCCTTGGGGGCTGCTGCAGACTGGATTTGGGCAATTTAGTTGATCTTTTTGGGCCTCCGTTACTCATCCATTACATGGGACGATAATACCAacttatccatctatccattcaagGAATATTTTTGAGTGACTTTATACAAGCCAAGCACACAGGTAGTAAATTAATAGAACAAGAGGGAACCTAGAAACGAAATGCTCCCCCAAACTGATAACTATGATTAACTTTGCTCTTTGCacctgaagtaaaaaaaaaatgaaaagtacatAAAAATCCCTTAAGTGTCTGATACAAGGTCGGTCCACAAGAAATAGCAACTGGTTGACATTATAAGACCACTGCTATTATGATTTAGAGTTCTCTCCTGgtgttatttggagaaggcaatggcaccccactctggtactcttgcctggaaaatcccatggatggaggagcctggtaggctgaagtccatggggttgctaagagtcggacacaactgagcgacttcactttcacgaattagagaaggaaatggcaacccactccagttttcttgcctggagaatcccagggatgggggagcctgggctgccatctgtggggtcgcacagagtcagacatgactgaagcgacttaccagcagcagcagcagcctggtgtTATTAATTAGCTACCTATCCCTACTGGCCTCCTTCTGTTCCTGGGATCTAGATTATTCATCCACAGCCCTTTCCCCATCCCTGGCTCCTTGAAGCTCTAAGTGCCAGTTGCCCCATGACTCAGAGACCCACACCACAAACCATCACTGAGACACTGAAAACTACAAGTTCCTTAAGTCCCTGGGGCAGAGAGGTAGCCAAAGGCAGAACCTCAGGTAGTCTTTGTGTTGTGGagaattgttttctttcattagGTGTCCATTCttccccccgccctccccccatCCTCACaggcctcctcccttcctttcagTTCCCTGGGAAACCGTGCTCACTGGTGCAAAGCTGGCAGAAGCCAGTGGCATAGAATAGCCCTCCTCGCCGCATGGTGTAGAGCTGGAACATGAACAGGATGAAGGacagacagcagaggatgagggaaAGCACCATGAGGACTTGTACTGCCTTCAGCCAGCCTGCAATAAGGAGACAGGGGTGGAAGTTACAGCAGGTCCAGAGTTCAGCTCCACCTGCTTGCTCATCATTGCTCCCACCAACCGTTCTTCCATTTAGAGTCATTCAGCCTCAGATACTCAGTAGTTATCACTTATATCAACTTTGATCCCTATAACTTTCCTAAATTCCCTGAGGAATTCTAGAAGCCATTTGcagattctttaggattttctatataaacATGCTCACTGGGAATcgagacagttttacttcttcttttcccatcttttatgccttttatttctttttcttgccttgttGCATTGGCTACCTCCAGTATGATGTGGTATCGAATTGTGAGAGCAGAAATTCTTCCTTTGCTCTTAGGGAAAAAGCATTTAATCTTTCACCTTCTTTGACTTAGAAATTTAAGCGGATGCAGCTCTGCCCCTTTAGAACTCAGATGCATCTGACCCCACTTCTTTTGAACCTTGCAAGGATTCAGTCTCACCTCTTTAGAACCTCAATGTGGTCCACCCCATTGGAACTTGGATAGTGTGGTCCCAGCCATCCATTCAGaacacctgtcctgcctctttaGGACTTTGGGAACATGTTCTTGTCTTCTCAGAATCTTGAAAGCTTTCCCCCAATTCCTTAAACCTATAGCGTTGTGGCCTCCACTCCTAAATCATCAGGAGTGGGGTTTTTAACCTCAGCAGGTAAATAATcttcctgcagggcaggagacctgggttcaatccctgggttgggaagatcccttggaaaagggaaaggctacccactccagtattatggcctggagaattccatggactatatagtccatggggttgccaagagtcggacacgactgagcgactttcacttcacttcactctagAACATGAGCATACTTCCGCGTCCCATCCAGAAAGGTGGGCCATCATACGTCAGCTTCAGTCACTCAGCATGGGGACCCATAACCTGCCCACTCAAACCTTGGGGGGTTCCCAATCCTTGGTCCCAGGAGGAGACTTGGGGTTATCCCTCCCTTCTGCAGACCCATCTCCAGCGCCCCTCACGCCTCACCGTTCTCACTGACGTTACTGCAGGCCCACGTTTTGTTGTCACTATTCCATGTGCAGTCATACCAGAGATTCAGGGACTCCTTGCCGGGGAGAGTCCACCAGGACTGGGATGGGTAGAGGAACAAGGGCAAAGTCAGGGAGACTAGGCAGGGTTGGGAAAAGGGCAAGGTGCC
The nucleotide sequence above comes from Bos indicus x Bos taurus breed Angus x Brahman F1 hybrid chromosome 18, Bos_hybrid_MaternalHap_v2.0, whole genome shotgun sequence. Encoded proteins:
- the EMP3 gene encoding epithelial membrane protein 3, which codes for MSLLLLVVSALHILILILLFVATLDKSWWTLPGKESLNLWYDCTWNSDNKTWACSNVSENGWLKAVQVLMVLSLILCCLSFILFMFQLYTMRRGGLFYATGFCQLCTSVAVFTGALIYAIHAEEILADRPSGGSFGYCFALAWVAFPLALASGIIYIHLRKRE